The following are from one region of the Aequoribacter fuscus genome:
- the panC gene encoding pantoate--beta-alanine ligase, with protein sequence MQTLTSIKALQNTIKQQRLAGRKIGFVPTMGNLHQGHLSLVAKAKELSDFVVTSIFVNPLQFGAGEDLDNYPRTLYADSKQLEAQGNDIVFVPSVAEMYPRGMTTQTQVSVPQLSETLCGASRPGHFDGVTTVVTKLFNMVQPDIAVFGEKDFQQLSIIRKMVDDLCMPIDIIGVPTGRAADGLALSSRNGYLTAEERPIAPELNKTIQACKEAILSGSTDFADLEASANKRLEAAGFKPDYFAIRDSSTLAEVTEQTKEIAILAAARLGATRLIDNTRLAPPK encoded by the coding sequence ATGCAAACACTGACCTCAATCAAAGCACTGCAAAACACCATCAAACAGCAACGCTTGGCTGGGCGAAAAATAGGCTTTGTACCAACGATGGGTAATTTGCACCAGGGTCACTTGAGTTTGGTGGCTAAGGCAAAAGAGCTCAGTGATTTTGTTGTGACCAGTATCTTTGTGAATCCTCTTCAATTTGGCGCTGGCGAAGATCTGGACAACTATCCGAGAACACTCTATGCAGACTCAAAGCAGCTCGAGGCTCAAGGTAACGATATTGTTTTTGTGCCCAGTGTCGCCGAGATGTATCCAAGAGGCATGACGACCCAGACACAGGTTAGCGTGCCACAGCTATCCGAAACTCTGTGTGGCGCCAGCAGGCCCGGGCACTTTGATGGCGTCACTACGGTCGTTACCAAACTCTTTAACATGGTGCAGCCCGACATTGCGGTATTCGGCGAAAAAGATTTTCAGCAGCTATCGATCATCCGCAAAATGGTGGATGATCTGTGCATGCCAATAGACATTATCGGCGTCCCGACGGGCCGAGCCGCCGATGGTCTAGCTTTAAGCTCGCGCAATGGCTACCTGACTGCCGAAGAGCGCCCGATAGCGCCTGAACTGAACAAGACCATACAAGCCTGCAAAGAGGCCATTCTATCTGGCAGCACTGACTTTGCGGATCTTGAAGCGAGCGCCAACAAACGCCTAGAAGCCGCAGGATTTAAACCTGACTACTTCGCCATTCGAGACTCAAGCACACTGGCCGAAGTGACCGAGCAGACGAAAGAGATCGCGATTCTGGCAGCCGCACGGTTAGGGGCTACCCGATTAATCGACAACACGCGTCTCGCTCCGCCAAAATAA
- a CDS encoding deoxynucleoside kinase, whose protein sequence is MTDELSSLLRGRSLPPFIAIEGVIGVGKTTLARRLAQTFQYQTILEDPTANPFLTKFYEDMRQHALATQLSFLFQRTQAIQALRQSDIFAPLHVADFMLQKDPLFARLTLNSEEYELYDKVYQQMTVDVPRPDLVIYLQAPTDVLLSRIERRGISSERRISADYLNKLNQAYSEFFLYYDDSPLLIVNASDIDLASSDADYHNLVNYFLDIRSGRHYFNPTFFG, encoded by the coding sequence ATGACAGACGAATTATCTTCTCTGTTGCGAGGCCGATCACTGCCGCCTTTTATTGCCATTGAAGGTGTTATTGGAGTGGGTAAAACCACGCTAGCACGGCGGTTAGCACAGACCTTCCAGTATCAAACAATCCTTGAAGACCCCACTGCGAACCCTTTTTTAACAAAGTTTTACGAAGATATGCGCCAACATGCTCTGGCGACGCAGTTATCCTTTTTATTTCAGCGAACACAGGCCATTCAAGCTCTGCGTCAAAGCGATATTTTTGCGCCGCTGCACGTTGCGGACTTCATGTTACAAAAAGATCCACTCTTTGCCCGGCTGACCCTAAACAGCGAAGAGTACGAGCTGTACGACAAGGTCTACCAACAAATGACGGTAGATGTCCCGCGACCCGATCTCGTGATCTATCTGCAAGCACCGACAGATGTGCTATTGAGCCGTATCGAGCGTCGCGGTATTAGTTCTGAACGACGCATCAGCGCCGACTATCTGAACAAACTAAACCAAGCCTACAGCGAGTTTTTCTTATACTACGATGACTCTCCCTTGCTAATCGTTAATGCGAGTGATATCGACTTGGCTTCGTCCGACGCGGACTACCACAATTTGGTAAACTACTTCCTTGATATCCGCAGCGGGCGGCATTACTTTAATCCAACATTTTTTGGGTAG
- the panB gene encoding 3-methyl-2-oxobutanoate hydroxymethyltransferase has product MAKFTISKLDQMKTDGDKFVCITAYDATFARLVSEAGAESILVGDSLGNVLQGHDSTVPVTIEAMAYHTECVARGEPNSLIIADMPFMSYATPKDTLKNAAKLMQAGAQMVKLEGGTWLSDSISQLVERGIPVCAHLGLTPQYVNAFGGYRVQGRTPKEAKSILADAVEIQDAGAGLLVLECVPEELATDITNKLDIPVIGIGAGPGTDAQVLVMHDLLGLNPRPAKFVANFMEGQSTVQGALKAFVDAVKSGDFPREEHCYH; this is encoded by the coding sequence ATGGCTAAATTTACCATCAGCAAATTGGACCAGATGAAGACGGACGGCGATAAATTTGTCTGCATCACCGCCTACGATGCAACTTTTGCTCGCCTAGTCAGCGAAGCCGGTGCCGAGAGCATACTGGTCGGTGACTCTTTGGGTAATGTATTACAAGGCCACGACAGTACCGTACCCGTTACCATCGAGGCCATGGCTTACCACACCGAGTGCGTAGCGCGAGGAGAGCCCAACTCACTCATCATTGCAGACATGCCTTTCATGTCTTATGCCACCCCAAAAGATACTTTAAAAAACGCCGCCAAGCTGATGCAAGCGGGGGCACAAATGGTGAAGCTCGAGGGGGGAACCTGGCTAAGTGATAGCATCAGCCAGCTGGTTGAGCGGGGTATTCCGGTATGCGCCCACCTTGGTTTGACGCCACAGTACGTTAACGCCTTTGGCGGGTACCGCGTACAAGGGCGCACGCCCAAAGAAGCCAAATCTATTTTGGCCGACGCGGTTGAAATTCAAGATGCGGGCGCGGGCTTACTGGTACTGGAGTGCGTGCCCGAAGAACTAGCCACCGATATTACCAATAAGTTGGATATTCCTGTTATAGGTATTGGGGCAGGTCCGGGCACCGACGCGCAAGTCTTAGTCATGCACGACTTACTGGGTCTGAATCCGCGCCCTGCCAAATTTGTGGCCAACTTCATGGAAGGGCAAAGCACAGTACAAGGTGCGCTCAAAGCCTTCGTCGATGCTGTTAAAAGCGGTGATTTCCCCCGTGAAGAGCACTGTTACCACTAG
- the folK gene encoding 2-amino-4-hydroxy-6-hydroxymethyldihydropteridine diphosphokinase, which produces MILVYLGLGSNLGRPVQYLEAGLQALQNLSNASLIAVSSIYRTKPVGGPDQDDYFNQAALVSYSGTLEQLLNDCQAIEHSNQRVRNERWGPRTLDIDLLYSPHEASDTKSLQVPHPRLTERLFVLAPLLELPEADTISINDKTLYEWAALQHTQHIQLTHHQWNGADIVESNKI; this is translated from the coding sequence TTTAGGCTTGGGCAGCAATCTAGGCCGGCCGGTACAATATTTAGAAGCAGGCCTCCAAGCGCTGCAAAATCTGAGCAATGCATCGCTCATCGCGGTCTCTAGCATCTATCGAACTAAACCTGTAGGCGGACCAGACCAGGACGATTATTTCAACCAGGCCGCACTGGTGAGTTATTCGGGGACACTAGAACAACTCCTGAATGACTGCCAAGCGATAGAGCACAGCAACCAGCGGGTTCGCAACGAACGCTGGGGGCCTCGAACACTGGATATTGACCTGCTGTATTCACCCCATGAAGCCAGTGATACCAAGAGTCTACAGGTACCCCATCCCCGTCTGACCGAGCGTTTATTTGTTCTTGCACCATTGTTAGAGTTACCCGAAGCAGATACGATCAGCATTAATGATAAGACGCTGTACGAGTGGGCTGCCTTGCAACACACGCAGCACATTCAATTAACCCACCATCAATGGAACGGCGCAGACATCGTGGAGTCAAATAAGATATGA